A stretch of Litorilinea aerophila DNA encodes these proteins:
- the nadD gene encoding nicotinate-nucleotide adenylyltransferase, which produces MPQEDGACQPAGEEAGTLPRRKRIGIFGGTFDPIHIGHLILAEEAWYQLKLDCIFLVPAGDPPHKRNRRLTPVAHRIHMAELATADIDYICVSRLDADRPGPHYTSDMVRLVRQRVGPDAEIYFLMGLDSLRDLPTWHEAAWLVENCKLVALNRHDVELDWDQLEAALPGIREKVIILDMPELEIASHTIQERVRRGQPIRHQVPKAVEEYIYSHNLYREP; this is translated from the coding sequence ATGCCCCAAGAGGATGGCGCCTGCCAACCCGCAGGCGAAGAGGCTGGCACTTTGCCTCGCCGAAAGCGCATCGGCATCTTCGGAGGAACCTTCGATCCCATTCACATTGGCCATCTGATCCTGGCCGAAGAGGCGTGGTACCAGTTGAAGCTGGATTGCATCTTCCTGGTGCCGGCCGGCGATCCACCCCACAAGCGTAACCGCCGCCTCACCCCGGTTGCCCACCGCATCCACATGGCCGAACTGGCCACCGCCGACATCGACTACATCTGCGTCAGCCGCCTGGACGCGGACCGGCCCGGCCCCCATTACACCTCGGACATGGTCCGCCTGGTGCGACAACGGGTCGGGCCGGATGCCGAGATCTACTTCCTCATGGGCCTGGACAGCCTGCGGGATCTGCCCACCTGGCACGAGGCCGCCTGGCTGGTGGAAAACTGCAAGCTGGTAGCCCTCAACCGCCATGACGTGGAGCTGGACTGGGACCAGCTGGAGGCCGCCCTTCCCGGGATTCGGGAAAAGGTGATTATCCTGGACATGCCCGAACTGGAGATCGCAAGCCATACCATCCAGGAGCGGGTGCGCCGCGGCCAGCCCATTCGCCACCAGGTGCCCAAGGCGGTGGAAGAGTACATCTACAGCCACAACCTGTACCGGGAGCCCTGA
- a CDS encoding S41 family peptidase, which translates to MNQTSHPKRALPRPLTTAIVVLLILCSFGAGNVTGFMARSALARADEPAEFAIFWEAWDLVVNHFVDQEKIDFQAMTYGAIQGMLDSLGDENHTVFFPPDVAEQQESNLEGSFEGIGAYVTLEDGLFKIVAPIHGSPAEAAGIVAGDVVLAVDGEDITGLPEWEVISRIRGPAGTTVTLTVLHPDSDEPVDIAIVRGRIDIESVLWARIPGTDLVHLQITQFARDTGQELVNALRAIEAESEGGEPVRGILLDLRNNPGGYLQEALQVASQFLEPGQVILHERDAQGQITTYRARGVGLARSIPLIVLVNPGSASAAEIVAGALQENGRARLVGEPTVGTGTVLRPFTLSDGSVLRLGVTNWLTPNQHLIKGQGIQPDVVVEQSTSVKMVSSVALDEMDALEVRRHPDRQFQMGLLLLRWSVRSAEQEAVTPATQP; encoded by the coding sequence ATGAACCAAACAAGCCATCCCAAACGGGCCCTTCCACGGCCACTGACCACCGCGATCGTTGTCCTGTTGATCCTCTGCAGCTTTGGCGCCGGCAACGTGACCGGCTTCATGGCCCGCTCGGCCCTGGCCCGGGCCGATGAACCGGCCGAGTTCGCCATCTTCTGGGAGGCGTGGGATCTGGTGGTCAACCACTTCGTGGATCAGGAAAAGATCGACTTCCAGGCCATGACCTATGGCGCCATCCAGGGGATGTTGGATTCCCTGGGCGACGAAAACCACACGGTCTTCTTCCCGCCTGATGTGGCCGAGCAGCAGGAAAGCAACCTGGAAGGCAGTTTCGAAGGCATTGGGGCCTACGTGACCCTGGAGGATGGACTCTTCAAAATCGTGGCCCCGATCCACGGCTCGCCGGCCGAGGCAGCCGGCATCGTGGCCGGTGATGTGGTGCTGGCGGTGGATGGCGAAGACATCACCGGCCTGCCGGAATGGGAGGTAATTTCCCGCATCCGGGGCCCGGCAGGCACGACGGTTACCCTCACCGTCCTACACCCCGACAGCGATGAACCGGTGGACATCGCCATCGTGCGCGGGCGCATCGACATCGAGAGCGTCCTCTGGGCCCGCATTCCCGGCACAGATCTGGTTCACCTCCAGATCACCCAGTTTGCCCGGGATACAGGTCAGGAGCTGGTCAATGCCCTGCGGGCCATCGAGGCAGAAAGCGAGGGGGGCGAACCTGTCCGGGGCATCCTCCTGGACCTGCGCAACAACCCGGGTGGGTACCTCCAGGAGGCGCTCCAGGTGGCCAGCCAGTTCCTGGAGCCAGGCCAGGTGATCCTGCACGAACGGGACGCCCAGGGTCAGATCACCACCTACCGGGCGCGCGGGGTCGGGTTGGCCCGCTCCATCCCGCTGATTGTCCTGGTCAATCCCGGGTCGGCCAGCGCGGCCGAGATTGTGGCTGGCGCGCTGCAGGAAAATGGCCGGGCGCGGCTGGTGGGCGAGCCCACCGTGGGCACGGGCACCGTCCTGCGCCCCTTCACCCTGAGCGATGGCTCGGTTCTACGCCTGGGGGTCACCAACTGGCTGACGCCCAACCAGCACCTGATCAAGGGGCAGGGCATTCAGCCGGATGTGGTGGTGGAGCAGAGCACCTCGGTGAAGATGGTTAGCAGCGTGGCCCTGGATGAAATGGATGCCCTGGAGGTTCGACGCCATCCGGATCGCCAGTTCCAGATGGGGCTGCTCCTCTTGCGCTGGAGTGTGCGCAGCGCGGAGCAGGAGGCTGTCACGCCTGCCACGCAGCCATAA
- a CDS encoding response regulator transcription factor: protein MTEMTMTGEESPKRILVVDDAAETRLMLELRFKREGYTVMVAKSGEEALDLVRREGLPSLAVLDILMPGMDGFAVAEALHSMGDVPIIFLSALSDTSSKVEALSRYAEDYLTKPFAFSELLARVRRVLARKSTALLTDTESVIDEQLQVNFAQQYAVLQGRKVPLTPIENRLLRILYYHRGRVLSPGFLMAKAWDPLQKGTVGSLWVHIRRLRSKIEPDPNNPVYLITVRGQGYCLTTPVQEDQTT from the coding sequence ATGACCGAAATGACCATGACGGGTGAAGAAAGCCCCAAACGAATCCTCGTCGTCGACGATGCTGCGGAAACCCGCCTGATGTTGGAGCTGCGCTTCAAGCGGGAAGGCTACACAGTCATGGTAGCCAAGAGTGGCGAAGAAGCCCTGGACCTGGTGCGCCGCGAAGGGCTTCCATCCCTGGCCGTTTTGGATATTCTCATGCCAGGTATGGATGGATTCGCAGTGGCGGAAGCGTTACACAGCATGGGGGATGTGCCGATCATTTTCCTGTCGGCGCTTTCAGACACCAGCTCCAAGGTCGAAGCCTTGAGCCGTTACGCCGAGGACTATCTTACCAAACCTTTCGCATTTTCTGAACTCCTGGCTCGGGTGCGCCGGGTGCTGGCCCGCAAGTCCACCGCCCTCTTGACCGACACAGAATCGGTGATCGACGAGCAGCTTCAGGTGAACTTTGCCCAGCAGTATGCCGTGCTGCAGGGGCGGAAAGTTCCCCTGACCCCCATCGAAAACCGCCTCTTGCGCATCCTCTACTACCACCGGGGGCGCGTCCTTTCACCCGGGTTTTTGATGGCCAAAGCCTGGGACCCTTTGCAGAAGGGCACAGTCGGCTCTCTCTGGGTCCACATCCGCCGGTTGCGCAGCAAGATCGAACCGGATCCCAACAACCCGGTCTACCTGATCACCGTACGCGGCCAGGGCTACTGCCTCACCACGCCGGTGCAGGAGGATCAGACGACCTGA
- a CDS encoding redox-sensing transcriptional repressor Rex: MTNNHSTDTKNDIPDIVIGRLPIYLRTLKLLQSEGKEVASSQELGERLGISSAQIRKDLSHFGEFGKQGTGYNVAYLCSQLEKILKVDCIWPVVLVGAGYLGHALASYNGFEDRGFRIVAVFDTDPEKLGKRVGPLRVEHPRAIPDYVRSHKCQIAIIAVPAEAAQEVANTLIEAGIKSILCYAPITLTVPKEIRVEYIDPVIHFQHMTYYLEKHCLDE; the protein is encoded by the coding sequence GTGACAAACAATCATTCGACGGATACCAAGAACGACATTCCCGACATTGTCATCGGTCGCCTGCCCATTTACCTGCGCACCCTGAAGCTGTTACAGAGCGAGGGGAAGGAAGTGGCTTCCAGCCAGGAATTGGGGGAGCGCTTGGGTATCAGCTCGGCCCAGATCCGCAAAGACCTGAGCCATTTTGGCGAGTTCGGCAAGCAGGGAACAGGATACAACGTGGCCTATCTCTGTTCCCAACTGGAAAAGATCCTGAAGGTCGACTGTATCTGGCCCGTTGTCCTGGTAGGCGCCGGTTACCTGGGCCATGCCCTGGCCAGCTACAACGGTTTCGAAGACCGGGGCTTCCGGATCGTGGCGGTGTTTGACACCGATCCGGAGAAGCTGGGCAAGCGGGTTGGCCCTTTGCGGGTGGAACATCCCCGTGCCATTCCCGACTATGTGCGCAGCCACAAATGCCAGATTGCCATTATTGCCGTGCCCGCCGAGGCGGCCCAAGAGGTGGCCAACACCCTGATCGAAGCCGGCATCAAGAGCATCCTCTGCTACGCACCCATCACCCTGACCGTGCCCAAGGAGATCCGGGTAGAGTATATCGACCCGGTGATCCACTTCCAACACATGACCTATTATCTGGAGAAGCACTGCCTGGATGAGTAA
- the rsmG gene encoding 16S rRNA (guanine(527)-N(7))-methyltransferase RsmG gives MPEHDRMLHHPPQDSPSPQDQPEATAPLPPEVPEDVDPADPLPLLREGCARWGLTLSPRQIQQFVTHYVELVRWNQRVNLTAITDFEDVQVKHFLDSLAALPLICQELEEPLPPTRPLHLVDVGSGAGFPGIPLKIVAPRLKLTLMDGTGKKVRFLEQLVAKLALSNTQVVQGRAEELGRQMAYRGQFDLVTARAVAPLNTLVEYLLPLCRRGGLAIMYKGPGAAQEFMEARRAIEILGGDVVRFAPVQVPFLPEQRFILLVKKVRHTPQQYPRGQGLPRKKPLT, from the coding sequence ATGCCCGAGCACGATAGGATGCTCCACCATCCGCCCCAGGACTCGCCGTCACCCCAGGACCAACCAGAGGCAACGGCCCCATTGCCCCCGGAAGTGCCCGAGGACGTGGACCCGGCCGACCCCCTGCCGCTGCTGCGGGAAGGGTGTGCCCGGTGGGGGCTGACGCTCTCGCCCCGACAGATCCAGCAGTTTGTCACCCACTATGTGGAATTGGTGCGGTGGAACCAGCGGGTGAATCTGACCGCGATCACCGACTTTGAGGATGTCCAGGTCAAGCATTTCCTGGATTCCCTGGCGGCACTCCCGCTGATCTGCCAGGAGTTGGAAGAACCCCTGCCGCCCACCCGTCCGCTTCACCTGGTGGACGTGGGCAGCGGCGCAGGCTTCCCTGGCATCCCGCTGAAGATTGTCGCGCCCCGGCTCAAATTGACCCTGATGGATGGAACCGGAAAGAAAGTGCGCTTCCTGGAACAACTGGTGGCGAAGCTGGCGCTCTCCAATACCCAGGTGGTACAGGGACGCGCTGAGGAGCTGGGCCGGCAGATGGCCTATCGGGGCCAGTTTGACCTGGTCACAGCCAGGGCAGTAGCCCCCCTGAATACCCTGGTTGAGTATCTGCTACCCCTCTGCCGCCGGGGTGGCCTGGCCATCATGTACAAAGGCCCAGGGGCCGCCCAGGAGTTCATGGAAGCCCGCCGGGCCATCGAGATCTTAGGGGGGGACGTGGTACGCTTTGCGCCGGTTCAGGTGCCTTTTCTGCCGGAGCAACGCTTCATCCTGTTGGTGAAGAAGGTGCGACACACGCCCCAGCAGTATCCCCGGGGCCAGGGTCTGCCACGGAAAAAACCGCTGACGTAG